The region CGCGTGGGCAACGATCTCCGGTCGCAGAATTCCCAACGCATCGGAGTCCTCGAAGAACGCCTTCTCATACTTGCCGGTGTAGTCTGCGATGTTCTTTCCCGCGGCAGAGGCATTGCGGATGATCTTGTCGTCGACGTCGGTGATGTTCATGACGAACTTGAGCGTCACTCCCTGCTGGCGCAGAAAACGCCGCAGGACATCGACATGTAGGAAGGTGCGGAAGTTGCCGATGTGGCCATAGTCGTAGACCGTCGGACCGCAGCAGTACATCCGCATCTCAGGTGCGCCGACCGGTTCCAGTGTCTCGATTTTGCCGCCCAAGGTATTGAAGAGTTCCATCGTTGCCACGTGCGCTTTCATCCTGCCGCACGCGAGCTCGCGGCGCGGTGCAGACCTCTCGTTTAGAGTTTTCCCTGTTGATTTTAGCCGATACCCGCCACTCGGCTCAGGGGTATCCACATACGTGTCGCAATTCCCTGTCGCGGCTGCCCGGGGACGCACTGCAACTGATTTGAATTATGCAATCATTGCAGCCTCCGGGGAGTGTCATCCTGAGCGAAGCGCACCAGTGCGGAGTCGAAGGATCTGCGGTCCAGGATCGTCGCTGAGGCTGGCAAACCGCGGATCCTTCGACTCCGCTCCTCGCGATAAAACCGCGAGAAGTTTCGCTCAGGATGACACCTCTGGTGAACCGTCAAAGGAGACGTGAGTCGCTCTAAGGCGAAGGGCTTCCTCATTCAGCCCAGACGAAGCTGCGGGGTCGCGCCGAGAGTGTCCGGAGCAAATTTACCTGTAACAAACTTTGGCCATGCTGCCGCCGCAATCATCGCGGCGTTATCGGTGGATAGTGCAACCGACGGAAACGCGATGGGCAGTCCTCGCCTGTCTGCCTCCGCCTGGAACCGCCGACGCAGTTCACTGTTCGCCGCGACGCCTCCTGAGACGACGATGCCCCTGGCCCCGAAGGTCTCGGCGGCAGCGAAGGTCTGGCGAAGCAGGTTGCCGACGACGGCGTGTTGAAACGACGCAATCAGGTTCAGCGTCTCGGAATCGCACAACAACGCGGCTTCTTCCGATCGCGGCCCCCACTCAGGGTGTTGCGCCAGCTCCCTGCGGCGGGCTTCCACATGCTCACGCATCCCGTGGGTCTCGATATAGCGCAGCACCGCCGTCTTGATGCCGCTGAAGGAGAAGTCGAAGCGGACCTCGTCTGCCGGGCCTCCCTCCCGGTGCCCTCGGGGTTTGATCCTGCTGAAACGGAAAGCGACAGCGTCAGGATTTCCTTTTTTCGCCAGTGAATCGATCCAGGGACCTCCGGGGTAACCCAGGCCCAGCAGCTTGGCGACCTTGTCGTAGGCCTCCCCCGCTGCGTCATCCACGGTGCGGCCCACATTGCGGTAGCTCCAAGCGCCCTCTTCTCCAACATTGGCCAGGTACAGATGGGTGTGTCCGCCCGAGACCACCAGAGCGAGCAGCGGCAGTTCCATGGAGGCTGCCCCGGACTGGCGAGCCTCCATCAGCACGGCGTGGATGTGTCCCTCGAGGTGGTTCACCCCGATCAGCGGCTTACCCAGGCCGAAGCTCAGCGCCTTTGCATAGGTGATTCCTACCAGCAGCGCGCCAGCCAACCCCGGACCTTCCGTGACAGCGATGGCGTCAAGATCGTCGAAGCTCACCTGCGCCTGCTTCATGGCAGCGCGAACCACCGGAACCACGTTCCTGAGATGCTCACGCGAGGCCAACTCGGGCACGACGCCACCATAGTTGGCATGCAGGTTCATCTGCGAGGCGACGATGTTCGACAACGCATCGCCTCCGGCGCGGACGACCGCTGCTGCCGTTTCGTCACAGGAGCTCTCGATCCCCAGGATCAGGCCGGTCTGCTTCACGTCCCGCTCATTCACGCGCATGTCTTTATCATAGGGGAGCAGGATGGCCACATCTGAAAACCCGCAGTACCTTGCAGCGCGCAACATCGCGAAAACCCTACGCGCTGCAGGCCACCAGGCCTATCTGGCCGGCGGTTGCGTGCGCGATCTTCTGCTGGGGGTTGCGCCAAAGGACTACGACGTCGCCACTTCCGCAACTCCCGATGTGGTGCTGTCCCTCTTTCCTAAAAAGAAGGCCCTGACCGTTGGGGCGCACTTCGGAGTGGTGCTCGTCTGCGAGCCCG is a window of Edaphobacter sp. 12200R-103 DNA encoding:
- the tsaD gene encoding tRNA (adenosine(37)-N6)-threonylcarbamoyltransferase complex transferase subunit TsaD, whose translation is MRVNERDVKQTGLILGIESSCDETAAAVVRAGGDALSNIVASQMNLHANYGGVVPELASREHLRNVVPVVRAAMKQAQVSFDDLDAIAVTEGPGLAGALLVGITYAKALSFGLGKPLIGVNHLEGHIHAVLMEARQSGAASMELPLLALVVSGGHTHLYLANVGEEGAWSYRNVGRTVDDAAGEAYDKVAKLLGLGYPGGPWIDSLAKKGNPDAVAFRFSRIKPRGHREGGPADEVRFDFSFSGIKTAVLRYIETHGMREHVEARRRELAQHPEWGPRSEEAALLCDSETLNLIASFQHAVVGNLLRQTFAAAETFGARGIVVSGGVAANSELRRRFQAEADRRGLPIAFPSVALSTDNAAMIAAAAWPKFVTGKFAPDTLGATPQLRLG